In 'Nostoc azollae' 0708, the following are encoded in one genomic region:
- a CDS encoding class I SAM-dependent methyltransferase produces the protein MTTALKTTPDFASQMVNGILAIKPLANLAKHQARQMMIKRAEKIGVFWTKEAEKLQARDWTNDLAQVQNPQLTYPDYYVISFHAYETGNLSWQAAFEVESAAHAVHAKIWQDAEVQGDAKLRQSYHNILTSSISEPPKDILDLGCSVGMSTFALQEIYPDANITGLDLSPYFLAVANYRCQQHQAKINWVHAAAESTGMPDASFDLVSIFLMCHELPQLATRKIFAEARRVLRPGGHLAIMDMNPKSEVYKKMPKYIFTLLKSTEPYLDEYFTLDIEQTLVGAGFQTPTITSNSPRHRTIITQVSG, from the coding sequence ATGACTACTGCTCTCAAAACTACTCCTGACTTTGCTTCCCAGATGGTAAATGGTATTTTGGCCATCAAGCCTTTAGCGAACCTAGCCAAACACCAAGCCAGACAAATGATGATTAAACGCGCTGAGAAAATTGGCGTGTTTTGGACAAAAGAAGCAGAAAAACTGCAAGCACGAGATTGGACAAATGATTTAGCTCAAGTACAAAATCCTCAGCTAACCTACCCAGATTATTACGTTATCTCATTCCACGCTTATGAAACCGGTAATCTGAGTTGGCAGGCAGCTTTTGAAGTAGAGTCTGCTGCTCATGCTGTCCACGCTAAAATTTGGCAAGATGCTGAAGTTCAAGGTGATGCCAAACTGCGCCAAAGTTACCATAATATTCTCACCAGTTCTATTTCCGAACCACCAAAAGATATTTTAGATTTGGGGTGTAGTGTGGGCATGAGTACCTTTGCCCTACAAGAAATTTATCCCGATGCAAATATTACAGGTTTAGACTTATCTCCATATTTCTTAGCTGTTGCTAATTATCGTTGCCAACAACATCAAGCTAAAATTAATTGGGTTCATGCTGCCGCTGAATCTACAGGTATGCCAGATGCTTCCTTTGATTTAGTTTCTATTTTCTTGATGTGTCATGAATTACCCCAGTTAGCAACGCGAAAGATTTTTGCTGAAGCGAGACGAGTTTTACGTCCAGGTGGTCATTTAGCAATTATGGACATGAATCCAAAATCGGAAGTTTACAAAAAAATGCCTAAATATATTTTTACTTTGCTCAAAAGTACAGAACCTTATCTAGATGAATATTTCACTTTAGATATTGAGCAAACCTTAGTTGGGGCAGGTTTTCAAACTCCTACCATTACTAGCAATAGTCCCCGTCATCGCACTATTATTACTCAGGTGAGTGGCTAA
- a CDS encoding PrsW family glutamic-type intramembrane protease: MGFTLARNTAFFLRAVLRQILVIAPIEEGCKFIRVIIPLFLFIERRYKFRPTKVFPFTIAVTLGFRAEENWIYFTIKHYL; encoded by the coding sequence GTGGGATTTACTCTGGCAAGAAATACAGCGTTTTTTCTTCGTGCGGTTTTACGGCAAATATTAGTAATAGCTCCTATTGAAGAAGGTTGTAAGTTTATACGGGTAATTATTCCTCTATTTCTTTTTATAGAACGTAGGTATAAATTTCGCCCCACTAAAGTTTTCCCGTTTACCATAGCAGTGACTTTGGGGTTTAGAGCGGAAGAAAATTGGATTTATTTCACGATCAAGCATTACCTTTAG
- a CDS encoding DUF3352 domain-containing protein, translated as MPESKSKFLVPVISTAIVVAGGIAAYVYFKVPSEDVSSPLGIAKVVPANALMATYINTDSQSWSKLQQFGTPQAQQLVSKGLQDINKQLLSDSNIVYETDIKPWIGGVMIAVLPPNSTIRNPPNPPIPVQPEPNILLVVGIKDKLNALKFATKLKEQKNLQIQESEYKGEKIIASTSKTKSTYMVVLNNTRILLTPEKQAVEKAIDTYKGKPSFANKEGASSILAKGVDVQNSLAQIYVPDYANMAQQLTAFNPQSRPLPPETFAQLKQVKSMVAAVGVDDAGVRMKVVVNLDPQLNKFQYQNTPAKIVAQFPSDTFALVTGQNINRSWQTFLEQSKDYPEIKQGVEQARGQLKQAVNLDLDKEIFGWMDQEFALGAVKSSQGWLANVGFGGAMVFDTSDRKTAEATFTKLDDLAKKQSLNITKRSIGGKNITEWQITQQGTFIAHGWLDQDTVFLAIGGPVGEALADKKGQPLDNTNTFKAVTSSLQKPNGGYLYLDLENTSSLITRLATQGKPLPLETNAVLSSIRGLGVTVNSPDKSTSQMEMLLALKPSSSK; from the coding sequence ATGCCCGAAAGTAAGTCTAAATTTTTAGTCCCTGTTATTAGCACTGCTATAGTCGTCGCAGGTGGGATAGCTGCTTATGTATATTTTAAAGTGCCCTCTGAAGATGTTTCCAGTCCTCTGGGAATTGCTAAAGTAGTACCGGCTAATGCCTTGATGGCGACTTATATTAACACAGATTCCCAATCTTGGAGTAAGTTACAGCAGTTTGGAACTCCACAAGCACAACAACTAGTATCCAAAGGTCTACAGGATATCAACAAACAACTATTAAGTGATAGCAATATTGTTTATGAAACAGACATAAAACCTTGGATTGGTGGAGTCATGATTGCTGTGCTACCACCAAATTCTACTATACGTAATCCACCAAATCCACCAATTCCAGTACAGCCAGAGCCAAATATTTTGTTGGTAGTAGGTATAAAAGATAAACTCAATGCCTTGAAATTTGCTACTAAATTGAAGGAGCAAAAAAACTTACAAATTCAAGAATCAGAATACAAAGGTGAGAAAATTATTGCTAGTACAAGCAAGACTAAATCGACTTACATGGTTGTTTTGAATAACACTCGTATACTGTTGACACCAGAAAAACAAGCTGTAGAAAAAGCTATTGATACCTATAAAGGTAAGCCATCCTTTGCCAACAAAGAAGGCGCAAGTAGTATTTTAGCTAAAGGTGTAGATGTTCAAAACAGCCTTGCTCAAATTTATGTGCCTGATTACGCCAATATGGCACAACAGTTAACAGCTTTCAATCCACAGTCCAGGCCATTACCCCCAGAAACATTCGCACAACTCAAGCAAGTAAAATCAATGGTAGCGGCTGTGGGTGTCGATGATGCTGGAGTGAGAATGAAAGTAGTAGTGAACTTAGATCCGCAACTGAACAAATTTCAATATCAAAATACTCCGGCTAAGATAGTGGCACAATTTCCCAGTGATACTTTTGCTTTAGTCACCGGACAGAACATAAATCGTAGCTGGCAAACCTTCCTGGAACAGTCAAAAGATTATCCTGAAATTAAGCAAGGTGTGGAACAAGCACGAGGACAACTAAAACAAGCGGTCAATCTGGATTTAGATAAAGAAATTTTTGGTTGGATGGATCAAGAATTTGCCTTGGGTGCGGTGAAATCTAGTCAAGGTTGGTTAGCCAATGTTGGTTTTGGGGGAGCGATGGTATTTGACACCAGTGATCGCAAAACAGCGGAAGCCACCTTCACTAAACTAGATGACCTAGCCAAAAAGCAATCACTCAACATCACCAAAAGAAGCATTGGTGGTAAAAATATCACCGAATGGCAAATTACCCAACAAGGCACTTTCATAGCACATGGTTGGCTAGATCAGGATACCGTATTTCTCGCTATTGGTGGACCAGTTGGTGAAGCGCTAGCAGACAAAAAAGGTCAACCCCTGGATAATACGAACACATTTAAAGCTGTAACGAGTTCCTTGCAAAAACCCAACGGTGGTTATTTATACTTGGATTTAGAAAACACCTCTTCTTTAATTACCCGTTTAGCCACACAAGGTAAACCTCTTCCCCTGGAAACCAATGCTGTCCTATCATCCATTCGTGGTTTGGGTGTGACAGTGAATAGCCCCGATAAATCCACCAGTCAAATGGAAATGTTGTTAGCTCTTAAACCAAGTAGTAGTAAATAA